The sequence below is a genomic window from Nocardia fluminea.
ACCACGCACCCGCCCGAACCCGTCGCGCCGGCCAGGACCCGGGTTCGCTTCAACCCGTTCAGCGCCGAATTCCGGGACGACCCGTACCCGCTCTACCAGCAGCTGCGTGAGGCCGAACCGGTCCACCGGACGCTCGGCATGTGGGTGCTCACCCGGCACGCCGACGTGCGTGGCGTGTTGCACGATCGCTCGTTCAGCGCCGGACTGATTCCCAGTCTGGTGAGCAGGCAGGCCGAGCGGCTCGGACACTGCAGCGTCGCGCAGATCGAACGTCTCGGCCGTAAGTCGCTGGTGTTCACCGACAATCCCGATCACGCGCGGTTGCGCGGACTGGTGAACCGGGTGTTCACCGCCCGATCGGTGGAATCGCTGCGACCGCTGGTGACCCGGGTCGCCGGGGAGCTGATGGAGCGAGCCTGGCGCGACGGTGGCCTCGACGTCATCGCCGACCTCGCCGCGCCACTGCCGGTGGCCGTGCTGTGCGTGTGGATGGATCTGCCCGAGGAGCTGCGCGACCGGGTCGGGCCGTGGACCCACGACATCCGATTCCTGCTCGAACCCGGGATGATGAAGGCCGGGGACTTCGAGCGGGTCTGCGCGGTGGTCGAGGAGTTCGCCGCCGCCATCGACGCCGTGTTGCCCGAGCGGCGAGCCCGGCCGGGCACCGATCTGATCAGTCAGTTGCTCGCCGCGCGGACGGCGGGCGGGGACGTGCTGTCCGACGAGGAGCTGGTGTTCGTCTGCATCATGTGTTTCGTCGCGGGCAACGAGACCACCAAATCGCTGATCGGTAACGGAACGTTGGCCCTGTTGCGGCACCCCGAGCAGGCCGCGCTGTTGCGCCGGGGACCGGAGTCGGTCGAGGCGGCGGTCACCGAGGCGCTGCGCTACGACCCTCCGCTGCAGTTGACCAAGCGCCTGGCCACCCGTGACATCCAGCTCGGCGGTGCCCGGATCTCGGCGGGCGAGCAGATCCTGGTGTGTCTGGGCGCGGCCAACCGCGACCCCGCCGTGTTCGCCGCGCCCGACGAGTTCGACCTGTCCCGCACCGGCGGTGGACATCTGGGCTTCGGCCACGGTATGCACGGGTGCCTCGGCGGGCTGCTCGCCGAACTACAGGCACAGGTCGCCTTCGAGTACCTGTTCGTCCGTTCGCGAGACCTGGCACCACGGCCGGTGGAACTCGAGTGGCAGGACCACAGTTTCATCGTGCGCGGCCTGAAGAGCCTTCCCGTCGTCGTGCGGCGGGCACGATGACGGGCACCGGTGTGGTCAAATCGTGGTTGCGCGGTGACACCGCGCCCGCGGCGGTGCGACTGGTGTGTATCCCGCACGCAGGCGCCGGGGCATCGTCGTTCAATCGGTGGCCGGACCTGTTCGGTCCGGGGATCGGGGTGGTGCGCGTCCAGCTCCCCGGCCGTGAGGACGTCGCGCAGCAGCCGCCGCTACACCGCGTGGGCGAGGCGGTCGATGAATTAGCCTGTCAGATAACACAATCGGACGAGCCGTCGATGGCGATCTACGGTCACAGCATGGGGGCGCTGATCGCCTATGAACTCGCTCGCGCGCTGACTCTCGCGGGTCGGCCACCGGTCCACCTGTTCGTCTCCGGGCGCCGCGCACCGCACCTGGCGGCGAGTCGCGCGGTTCTGCATCGCCTGCCCGACAACGACTTCGCCGAGGCGCTGGCCGCGATGGGAGCGTGGGGCGCGGCGGGCCGCAGCGCGAGCTTCCTGCGCTACGCGCTGCCGCTGACGCGGGCGGATCTGGAGTTGTCGGAGGAGTACAGTCACCGCCCGCGACCCAGGCTCACCTGCCCGATCACGACGTTCTACGGCACCGAGGACCCGATCGCCGACCCGGAGGAAGTGTGGGCGTGGGGCGCACTGACCGACGGCCCGTTCGCCACGCACGAGTTCACCGGTGATCACCTGTTCCACCATCGACATCGCGCGGCTGTGGCGGCGATCATGACCG
It includes:
- a CDS encoding cytochrome P450, producing the protein MTTHPPEPVAPARTRVRFNPFSAEFRDDPYPLYQQLREAEPVHRTLGMWVLTRHADVRGVLHDRSFSAGLIPSLVSRQAERLGHCSVAQIERLGRKSLVFTDNPDHARLRGLVNRVFTARSVESLRPLVTRVAGELMERAWRDGGLDVIADLAAPLPVAVLCVWMDLPEELRDRVGPWTHDIRFLLEPGMMKAGDFERVCAVVEEFAAAIDAVLPERRARPGTDLISQLLAARTAGGDVLSDEELVFVCIMCFVAGNETTKSLIGNGTLALLRHPEQAALLRRGPESVEAAVTEALRYDPPLQLTKRLATRDIQLGGARISAGEQILVCLGAANRDPAVFAAPDEFDLSRTGGGHLGFGHGMHGCLGGLLAELQAQVAFEYLFVRSRDLAPRPVELEWQDHSFIVRGLKSLPVVVRRAR
- a CDS encoding thioesterase II family protein; translation: MTGTGVVKSWLRGDTAPAAVRLVCIPHAGAGASSFNRWPDLFGPGIGVVRVQLPGREDVAQQPPLHRVGEAVDELACQITQSDEPSMAIYGHSMGALIAYELARALTLAGRPPVHLFVSGRRAPHLAASRAVLHRLPDNDFAEALAAMGAWGAAGRSASFLRYALPLTRADLELSEEYSHRPRPRLTCPITTFYGTEDPIADPEEVWAWGALTDGPFATHEFTGDHLFHHRHRAAVAAIMTAALT